One region of Bactrocera neohumeralis isolate Rockhampton chromosome 5, APGP_CSIRO_Bneo_wtdbg2-racon-allhic-juicebox.fasta_v2, whole genome shotgun sequence genomic DNA includes:
- the LOC126759094 gene encoding trypsin eta-like, with product MLRYIIISLTLIVFIQSGDAAPREAQVSFELDGRIINGTAASFNATKHQVSIRRRRTDGYFFGTGHLCGGSLISSEVVLSAAHCFVDYDINNGTFRPHEDFIVVMGNLDRFERNNYTLVFDIAKIVYNVSIFNLTSYESDIALVFLNGSVPANYTRAQTITMNTRRVPHDTVCQVTGWGQTEQGYLSDILMTVDVPIINETVCANEMNFHPSLIRDGMFCAGYRQGERDACGGDSGGPLVCNNRLTGIVSWGRGCAQPDLPGVYTNVSYWSNWIEEHTGIRGAGGTASISHVSGLLTLLTLSFLSLL from the exons ATGCTaagatatataataatttcattgacgCTGATTGTATTTATACAATCCGGAG ATGCCGCACCGCGTGAAGCCCAAGTGAGTTTCGAACTAGATGGACGCATTATCAATGGCACGGCGGCGAGTTTCAATGCCACTAAGCACCAAGTCTCAATACGTCGGCGACGCACTGACGGCTACTTCTTCGGCACCGGTCATCTCTGCGGTGGTTCGCTGATTAGTTCGGAAGTTGTGCTCTCAGCGGCGCACTGCTTCGTGGA TTACGATATCAATAACGGCACATTCCGCCCGCATGAGGACTTCATTGTGGTGATGGGCAATCTGGATCGTTTCGAGCGCAACAACTACACGCTCGTCTTCGATATTGCGAAAATCGTCTATAATGTGAGCATTTTCAATCTAACCTCTTATGAGTCGGACATCGCTTTGGTGTTTCTGAATGGTTCTGTGCCAGCTAATTATACCAGAgcacaaacaataacaatgaatACTCGACGAGTGCCTCATGACACGGTTTGTCAGGTCACCGGTTGGGGTCAAACTGAACAG GGCTATCTATCGGATATATTGATGACTGTTGATGTGCCGATCATTAATGAAACCGTTTGCGCgaatgaaatgaattttcatCCTAGTTTGATACGTGACGGTATGTTTTGCGCCGGTTATCGGCAAGGTGAGCGTGATGCTTGCGGTGGGGATTCCGGTGGTCCACTTGTGTGTAACAACAGATTGACTGGTATTGTATCGTGGGGTAGAGGTTGTGCACAACCCGATCTACCAGGTGTTTATACTAATGTCTCTTATTGGTCGAATTGGATCGAAGAACATACGGGTATTAGAGGTGCAGGAGGTACAGCAAGCATCAGTCATGTATCTGGCCTATTGACTCTTCTAACACTGAGTTTTCTTAGTCTTTTGTGA
- the LOC126759085 gene encoding trypsin eta-like, whose amino-acid sequence MAAQRLKLVLAVFCTLFLILQSASVATGANTGAIGLGGRIINGTLASLNATKHQVSIRRRTNDRFVFGAGHICGGSLIEPNVVLSAAHCFVNQEINTGIYRPASDYVVVMGTLDRYERTEYTLQFDINKIVYGINPFNLSTYETDIALVFLDGSVPAGHPTVQTIQRATTEVAVGTVCQATGWGQTESGLLAKELMSVDLPIIGSNQCTADTDFAKGLIRDGMLCAGYLQGERDACGGDSGGPLVCDSLLTGIVSWGIECALPRLPGVYTDVAYYSDWIDNELQSYVNSMQRANNTGNSTSPGGNSTGSGNSTGSGNSTGGGSWGGGGGGAMSTFSHSAVMLALIVAWTTVMSYFN is encoded by the exons ATGGCGGCGCAACGATTGAAACTTGTTTTGGCAGTATTCTGCACTTTATTCCTGATATTGCAGAGCGCAT CTGTTGCAACGGGGGCGAATACCGGTGCCATCGGTCTGGGCGGACGCATCATCAATGGCACTTTGGCGAGTCTAAATGCGACCAAGCACCAGGTGTCGATCAGAAGGCGTACAAATGATCGTTTCGTCTTTGGTGCCGGACACATTTGTGGCGGCTCGTTAATAGAGCCGAATGTGGTGCTCTCCGCAGCGCATTGCTTTGTCAA TCAGGAGATCAATACGGGCATTTACCGCCCTGCTTCTGATTACGTAGTGGTTATGGGCACTTTGGACCGTTATGAGCGCACCGAATACACGCTGCAGTTCGATATCAATAAGATAGTTTATGGCATAAATCCATTTAATTTGTCCACTTATGAGACTGATATTGCTTTGGTGTTTTTGGATGGTTCGGTGCCGGCAGGACATCCCACTGTGCAGACGATACAAAGAGCTACAACTGAGGTAGCCGTAGGCACTGTCTGCCAGGCGACGGGTTGGGGTCAAACTGAAAGT GGTTTATTGGCCAAAGAATTAATGTCAGTTGACTTACCGATAATTGGAAGTAACCAGTGTACCGCAGACACCGACTTCGCCAAGGGTCTGATACGCGATGGCATGCTCTGCGCCGGTTATCTGCAGGGTGAGCGTGATGCTTGTGGAGGCGATTCTGGTGGTCCGCTGGTGTGTGATAGTCTGTTGACCGGCATTGTGTCGTGGGGCATTGAGTGTGCGTTGCCACGGCTGCCCGGCGTTTACACGGATGTGGCCTACTACTCCGATTGGATCGACAATGAGTTGCAGAGTTATGTGAATAGCATGCAGCGTGCGAATAATACGGGCAATAGCACGAGTCCGGGTGGTAACAGCACCGGCAGCGGTAACAGCACCGGCAGCGGTAACAGCACAGGTGGCGGCAGTTGgggtggcggcggcggtggtgcCATGTCGACGTTCTCTCATTCCGCCGTTATGCTCGCTTTGATAGTTGCTTGGACCACAGTGATGAGCTATTTCAACTGA